Proteins from one Candidatus Methanoperedens sp. genomic window:
- a CDS encoding DUF22 domain-containing protein — MSEIVNVVSRDNGKVTRKKVKASPYEFTIATRAKWEMVIADEDVTIGAGKLERVKVKDIKVQKDMLAMPCAFSHHPIVSVIKVGAREGPAPVETDRTINIAYVMGQESGEIKKGDLLSVLNLYPIMFTREATKPVLVG; from the coding sequence ATGAGTGAAATCGTAAATGTGGTTTCCCGTGATAACGGGAAGGTAACGAGAAAAAAAGTGAAGGCATCGCCGTATGAATTTACCATAGCCACAAGGGCAAAATGGGAAATGGTCATTGCGGACGAGGATGTTACTATCGGGGCTGGGAAACTTGAGCGCGTGAAGGTAAAAGACATTAAAGTGCAGAAGGACATGCTTGCAATGCCCTGCGCCTTCAGCCACCATCCAATCGTTTCGGTAATAAAGGTCGGGGCAAGAGAAGGGCCGGCTCCGGTGGAGACAGACAGAACCATAAATATAGCTTACGTCATGGGGCAGGAATCGGGCGAAATCAAGAAAGGAGACCTGCTTTCTGTGCTCAACCTGTATCCCATAATGTTCACGCGTGAGGCTACCAAACCAGTGCTGGTCGGGTGA